The following are from one region of the Caldalkalibacillus salinus genome:
- a CDS encoding KinB-signaling pathway activation protein has protein sequence MRTLNIRRWLFLFISTLLVGGITIIITNMIVGWGDLTGGLDDPDELVAAGIWIFIVGLMFSVISQMGFFAYLTIHRFGLGIFKTHKLWNGVQIMIIAFTFFDLVYLRYLAFAQAGQSWADFMLLPTVLLIVALIGGYLKAKFTNQHAFIPAVFFLYVVTTIEIVPAVTQNDVVWVTLMLSTILVCNLWQLLILQKLTAPASKKSA, from the coding sequence GTGAGAACACTGAATATTAGACGTTGGTTATTTTTATTCATATCGACATTATTGGTCGGCGGCATTACCATTATTATCACTAACATGATCGTTGGTTGGGGAGACCTAACAGGGGGCTTAGATGACCCTGATGAGTTGGTCGCAGCCGGTATTTGGATTTTTATCGTTGGATTGATGTTTAGTGTCATCAGTCAGATGGGCTTTTTTGCTTATTTGACCATTCATCGTTTTGGTTTAGGTATTTTTAAGACTCATAAACTCTGGAACGGCGTACAAATTATGATCATCGCCTTTACATTTTTTGACCTTGTGTATTTACGCTACCTTGCCTTTGCCCAAGCGGGTCAATCATGGGCAGACTTTATGCTGTTACCAACGGTGCTTTTGATTGTGGCCCTAATAGGCGGGTATTTGAAGGCCAAGTTCACAAACCAACATGCCTTTATCCCAGCGGTTTTCTTTTTATACGTTGTCACGACCATTGAAATAGTCCCTGCCGTCACACAGAACGATGTGGTTTGGGTGACACTCATGCTAAGCACCATACTGGTATGTAATTTATGGCAGCTTTTAATATTACAAAAACTAACAGCCCCCGCAAGCAAAAAAAGCGCTTAG
- the pdaB gene encoding polysaccharide deacetylase family sporulation protein PdaB translates to MSGFWTFNLQKMKKTAILVVAALFTAGVFYAERDSVSVFKVTAGENDPQAISSVDTDEKKVALTFDISWGNERPGPILDALEQKGVKQATFFLSSPWAEHHPEIVERINELGFEIGSHGHKHVNYSRLKDDEIREQILKSHRTLQSLISDTPTLIRTPNGDFDKRVLRIADELGYQVIQWDTDSKDWLNPGVDKIVDNVVSNAHPGDIILFHASDSSKQTHEALPRIIDELREQGYAFVTVSELISGVESTVDELD, encoded by the coding sequence ATGAGCGGATTTTGGACATTTAATCTGCAAAAAATGAAAAAAACGGCCATTTTAGTCGTCGCAGCGCTTTTCACTGCGGGTGTGTTTTATGCTGAACGAGATAGTGTGAGTGTATTCAAGGTCACAGCGGGGGAAAATGATCCCCAAGCCATTTCTAGTGTAGACACCGATGAAAAGAAGGTGGCGCTCACATTTGATATTTCATGGGGCAATGAGCGGCCGGGCCCCATACTAGATGCCCTAGAGCAAAAAGGCGTTAAACAAGCGACATTCTTCCTCTCTTCTCCATGGGCAGAACACCATCCGGAGATTGTGGAGCGTATTAATGAACTAGGTTTCGAAATTGGCTCTCATGGCCATAAACATGTGAACTACAGTCGACTTAAGGACGATGAGATCAGGGAACAAATCTTAAAGTCTCATCGGACACTACAATCGCTTATCAGTGACACGCCAACCTTAATTCGTACGCCGAATGGTGACTTCGATAAACGGGTGTTACGAATTGCCGATGAACTGGGCTATCAAGTGATTCAATGGGATACAGACTCCAAAGACTGGCTCAATCCCGGTGTCGACAAAATCGTAGACAATGTCGTCTCTAATGCTCACCCAGGGGATATTATTCTCTTTCACGCCAGTGACTCCAGTAAACAAACCCATGAGGCACTCCCCCGTATTATCGATGAGCTAAGAGAACAAGGTTATGCCTTTGTCACCGTTTCGGAGCTTATCAGCGGCGTTGAGAGTACAGTAGATGAACTAGATTAA
- the gerD gene encoding spore germination lipoprotein GerD → MGRLRNFKSRTLGSQKWMSQWDPFTKSQSKLIRSISLLVIIVIATQLLVSCAPNQNAQSKGQPEYKELKSMVLDIMNTEEGKKAIQESMKEQSQSKDQMILSSPEVKKTIEETLLTPESKKQWQEIMKDPEFAKQYAKHIEDENKKLIKDLMKDPEYRQSMMEIFQDPEMEQQFLKVAESKAFRQQTMSVMKEAIESPYFRLELLELLSKVAEQPPKGEQGGGGGGSGGSGGSGGSGGSGGSDGGGGGGS, encoded by the coding sequence ATGGGCAGACTACGGAATTTTAAAAGCCGCACGTTAGGGAGCCAGAAATGGATGAGCCAATGGGACCCATTTACTAAAAGCCAATCCAAGCTCATTCGCTCGATATCTTTGTTAGTTATTATCGTTATCGCCACACAGTTATTAGTCAGTTGTGCGCCTAACCAAAATGCACAATCAAAAGGTCAGCCTGAGTATAAGGAACTTAAGTCCATGGTATTGGACATTATGAATACAGAAGAGGGAAAAAAAGCGATACAAGAGTCTATGAAGGAGCAATCACAAAGTAAGGATCAAATGATCCTAAGCTCCCCTGAAGTGAAAAAGACCATTGAAGAGACGTTACTGACGCCTGAAAGCAAGAAGCAGTGGCAGGAGATCATGAAAGACCCGGAATTTGCTAAACAGTATGCCAAACATATCGAAGATGAAAACAAGAAATTGATTAAAGATCTCATGAAAGATCCTGAGTACCGCCAAAGTATGATGGAGATTTTCCAAGACCCAGAAATGGAACAACAGTTTCTGAAAGTTGCCGAATCCAAAGCCTTCCGCCAACAAACCATGTCCGTCATGAAAGAAGCCATTGAAAGCCCGTACTTCCGCCTTGAGCTACTCGAGCTCCTCAGCAAAGTAGCTGAACAGCCGCCTAAAGGAGAGCAAGGTGGCGGTGGTGGCGGAAGTGGTGGTAGTGGTGGTAGTGGTGGTAGTGGTGGTAGTGGTGGCAGCGATGGTGGCGGTGGAGGTGGAAGTTAA
- a CDS encoding O-methyltransferase, giving the protein MNKSDIWQDVDLYFSSMLHENDEVMDKILTANAEANLPAIDVSPNQGKFLYLLAKLKGAKHILEIGTLGGYSSVWLGRALPHDGKLITLELEHKHAEVAEKNITLAGLENKIEIKVGPALDILPTLKDQEKNPFDMIFIDADKQNNPHYLQWALQLSKPGTVILVDNVVRNGKVIEDNSDDDSIQGTRQFIHLLSEESRIETTALQTVGVKGYDGFVMGVVKD; this is encoded by the coding sequence ATGAATAAGTCTGACATATGGCAAGATGTTGACCTTTATTTTAGTTCGATGCTCCATGAGAATGATGAAGTCATGGATAAGATATTGACCGCTAATGCAGAAGCCAATCTACCTGCTATTGATGTGTCTCCTAATCAAGGGAAATTTCTCTACTTACTGGCGAAGCTCAAAGGGGCAAAGCATATTCTAGAGATCGGAACGCTCGGAGGTTACAGTAGTGTCTGGCTTGGCCGTGCTTTACCACATGACGGGAAGCTTATAACCCTTGAACTCGAGCATAAACATGCAGAAGTGGCGGAGAAAAACATTACATTAGCGGGTCTAGAAAATAAAATAGAGATCAAGGTTGGCCCTGCGTTAGACATACTGCCAACGCTGAAAGATCAAGAGAAAAATCCATTCGATATGATCTTTATCGATGCCGATAAACAGAATAATCCTCACTACTTGCAGTGGGCACTACAACTATCCAAACCGGGGACGGTTATTTTAGTAGATAATGTGGTACGTAATGGCAAAGTGATTGAGGACAATAGTGATGATGACAGCATCCAGGGTACACGTCAGTTTATCCATTTGCTATCGGAAGAATCTCGCATAGAAACAACGGCCCTCCAAACAGTGGGTGTTAAAGGGTATGACGGATTTGTCATGGGTGTTGTCAAGGATTAA
- a CDS encoding DUF4188 domain-containing protein, with protein sequence MATVHKGRFTAEIEGEFVIFIIGVRVNKLLAIHKWLPIFRAMEKMIKELYDNEDLGFLGTEYFLQWRGATLLQYWRSYEQLEKYAREGIHLEAWKKFNQSIGTDGSVGIYHETYIVQPQNYECIYGNMPKFGLGKVSNHVPAVGRRETSRRRLGGDNNPAVKTPENPK encoded by the coding sequence ATGGCAACCGTTCACAAGGGAAGGTTTACGGCCGAGATAGAAGGAGAATTTGTCATTTTTATAATCGGTGTGAGAGTGAATAAGCTGTTAGCCATACATAAATGGCTTCCGATATTTAGGGCTATGGAGAAGATGATAAAAGAGCTCTATGACAATGAAGACTTGGGCTTTTTAGGTACGGAGTATTTCCTACAGTGGCGAGGCGCGACGCTCCTTCAATATTGGCGATCTTATGAGCAGTTAGAAAAGTATGCGAGAGAGGGCATTCACCTCGAGGCGTGGAAGAAATTTAATCAGTCTATAGGAACGGACGGCTCAGTGGGGATATACCATGAAACGTATATCGTACAGCCTCAAAATTATGAATGTATATATGGTAATATGCCCAAATTCGGGTTAGGTAAGGTATCTAACCATGTACCTGCGGTGGGCAGAAGGGAAACATCAAGGCGTAGGCTGGGTGGGGATAATAACCCTGCTGTTAAAACACCAGAGAACCCTAAGTAG
- a CDS encoding Mrp/NBP35 family ATP-binding protein, whose protein sequence is MLTEEKIRQVLKDVREPDLNVSLVEAGLIRECRLKENHVSLKIALAQTGTQEQMQLQQQVVQMVKEAGAETVGLRFEALSEEELQKLGAQGQGQAQPNVTDLLSPDSGTTVISITSGKGGVGKSTVTVNLATALQRLGKKVGVVDADIYGFSVPDMMGIDERPRVVGEVIHPVVVQGVKVMSMGFFVEDNSPVIWRGPMLGKMLRNFFGEVEWGELDYLILDLPPGTGDVALDVHQMIPHSREIIVTTPHTTAAFVAARAGAMALKTNHEILGVVENMSYYPLPDGTKDYIFGQGGGEKLAENLKTELVAQIPLGQPKQDVAPGEHRTAIYPEGSLIGDIYMDLAKTLDSKVR, encoded by the coding sequence TTGCTAACGGAAGAAAAAATTCGTCAAGTATTAAAAGATGTACGTGAACCTGATTTAAATGTGAGCCTAGTCGAAGCGGGGCTCATACGTGAGTGTAGATTGAAGGAGAACCACGTCAGTCTAAAAATTGCGTTAGCCCAGACGGGGACGCAAGAGCAAATGCAACTACAGCAACAAGTGGTCCAAATGGTAAAAGAAGCAGGTGCTGAAACAGTAGGCTTAAGATTCGAAGCGCTTTCTGAAGAAGAGTTGCAAAAGCTAGGCGCCCAGGGACAAGGTCAAGCCCAGCCGAACGTTACGGATCTTCTCTCACCGGACAGCGGTACAACGGTGATCTCAATTACCAGTGGAAAAGGGGGCGTTGGGAAGTCGACGGTGACTGTAAACCTCGCGACTGCACTTCAACGCCTAGGTAAAAAAGTAGGAGTTGTTGATGCCGATATCTACGGTTTTAGTGTCCCAGATATGATGGGCATTGATGAGCGTCCACGCGTCGTGGGTGAGGTCATTCACCCTGTTGTTGTTCAAGGGGTAAAAGTGATGTCTATGGGCTTTTTTGTCGAAGATAACTCTCCCGTGATTTGGAGAGGGCCCATGCTAGGTAAAATGCTACGTAATTTCTTTGGAGAAGTGGAATGGGGAGAATTAGATTATCTCATCCTGGACCTTCCCCCTGGAACGGGTGATGTGGCTTTAGATGTGCATCAGATGATACCGCATAGCAGGGAGATTATCGTGACGACCCCGCACACGACGGCCGCGTTTGTTGCTGCGAGAGCGGGAGCCATGGCACTGAAGACCAATCATGAAATTCTCGGGGTTGTAGAGAATATGTCCTATTACCCACTTCCTGACGGCACAAAGGATTATATTTTTGGACAAGGCGGTGGGGAGAAGCTAGCAGAGAATTTGAAGACTGAACTCGTGGCTCAAATTCCGCTAGGACAGCCCAAACAAGATGTTGCACCTGGTGAACATCGTACAGCGATCTATCCAGAGGGCTCACTCATTGGCGATATCTACATGGATCTCGCCAAGACATTAGACAGTAAGGTGCGATAA
- a CDS encoding AbgT family transporter, whose product MRENNKQGMIHRTLDRIEYIGNRLPHPITLFFMFAGLVVLLSWVLALFDVMVEHNGETIAVQNLLSADGVQYMFTSAVDNFTGFAPLGTVLVTMLGIGIAERSGLISAMLRGLVTTVPKQLLTAALVFAGIMSSMAADAGYVVLTPLGAVLFAAIGRHPLAGLAAAFAGVSAGYSANLFITSLDPLLAGLTMEAAATSNASYAEGMNIAMNYYFMITSVFILTIVGTFVTDKIVEPRLGQYTGGVQEDEITTLSQAERKGVIASGISVLVTIAALALLIVPEWGPLRGEGGEIIQSPFFSSLVPIIFIAFLIPGIVYGIVTKSIKSDKDVADQMSETMATMGAYIVLAFAAGQFVAYFGETNMGIVLAIKGAEFINNVGFGGFPLILTFIAVAGFINLFIGSASAKWAIMAPVFVPMMMQLGYSPELTQVAYRIADSTTNIITPLMPYFAIVIAFAQKYDKKAGIGTLITTMIPYSIAFSIIWIIMLFAWVFFGWDLGPGSPLFYQN is encoded by the coding sequence GTGAGAGAGAATAACAAACAAGGTATGATCCATCGTACTTTAGACCGTATCGAATATATCGGTAACAGGCTTCCGCACCCTATTACCTTATTCTTCATGTTTGCTGGACTTGTGGTTCTTTTATCATGGGTTTTAGCACTGTTCGACGTGATGGTAGAGCATAATGGAGAAACAATTGCGGTTCAAAACTTACTTTCAGCTGACGGCGTACAGTATATGTTCACTAGTGCAGTCGATAACTTTACTGGATTTGCGCCACTCGGCACTGTATTGGTGACGATGCTAGGAATTGGGATTGCCGAACGTTCCGGTCTCATTAGTGCTATGCTTAGAGGGCTTGTAACAACCGTTCCTAAACAATTACTAACGGCAGCACTTGTGTTTGCTGGTATTATGTCAAGTATGGCAGCAGATGCGGGATACGTTGTGCTTACGCCATTAGGTGCCGTCTTATTTGCAGCTATAGGACGACATCCGTTAGCGGGACTTGCGGCAGCATTCGCTGGAGTGTCTGCAGGATATAGTGCGAACCTGTTTATCACATCGCTAGATCCTTTACTAGCAGGACTGACGATGGAAGCAGCAGCCACTAGTAACGCTAGTTATGCTGAAGGCATGAACATTGCCATGAACTACTACTTTATGATTACGTCTGTGTTTATTCTCACGATTGTGGGAACCTTCGTCACAGATAAGATTGTCGAACCTAGACTAGGTCAATACACGGGCGGTGTCCAAGAAGACGAGATTACAACACTTAGCCAAGCAGAGCGTAAAGGTGTAATTGCCTCAGGTATCTCTGTACTAGTGACAATTGCAGCTCTTGCCCTACTCATTGTGCCTGAATGGGGACCACTAAGAGGAGAGGGTGGAGAGATTATACAATCTCCATTCTTTAGTTCTCTGGTACCGATTATCTTTATCGCTTTCTTAATCCCAGGTATCGTATACGGTATTGTGACGAAGAGTATTAAGTCTGATAAAGACGTCGCCGATCAAATGTCAGAAACAATGGCCACAATGGGCGCTTATATTGTACTAGCCTTTGCCGCAGGACAATTCGTCGCTTACTTCGGTGAGACGAATATGGGAATTGTTCTAGCCATAAAAGGGGCGGAGTTCATCAATAATGTTGGATTTGGCGGCTTCCCGTTAATTCTAACCTTTATCGCCGTTGCAGGGTTTATTAACCTGTTTATCGGTAGTGCCTCAGCCAAATGGGCCATCATGGCACCTGTTTTCGTGCCTATGATGATGCAATTGGGGTACTCCCCAGAATTAACCCAGGTGGCCTATCGTATCGCGGACTCCACGACGAACATTATCACACCATTGATGCCTTACTTTGCGATCGTCATTGCTTTCGCTCAGAAGTATGATAAGAAAGCGGGTATCGGAACACTAATTACCACTATGATCCCGTACTCTATCGCCTTTAGCATCATTTGGATTATTATGCTATTCGCATGGGTGTTCTTCGGTTGGGACCTCGGTCCAGGATCTCCGCTTTTCTATCAAAACTAA
- a CDS encoding zf-HC2 domain-containing protein, with protein sequence MTCQDAKKLIHEYLDGDLSQAEIEQLHQHIDQCPECREDMRSLEQTVTLLQGHSDSKVEAPVNFVDNVMTRLPQKDTKHQLKSWVKGHPFIVAATLFLVLMSSSLFSIWSNGSEQLTVSAPNVEALIIQHEDNKVIVPDGISVPGDMRVRNGNVEVRGEVKGDIIVTEGHVYLSSTAHIVGEVEEIDQFIKWAWHHVTRWIKEAVPNDDEIS encoded by the coding sequence ATGACTTGCCAAGATGCTAAAAAGCTGATTCACGAATATCTTGACGGAGATTTATCACAGGCAGAAATAGAACAGCTGCACCAGCATATTGACCAATGTCCTGAGTGCAGAGAAGACATGCGCTCACTGGAACAAACGGTAACATTGCTCCAAGGTCATTCCGACTCCAAGGTTGAGGCCCCAGTTAACTTCGTTGATAATGTGATGACACGTTTGCCACAGAAGGACACCAAACACCAACTCAAATCATGGGTAAAAGGGCATCCGTTCATCGTTGCGGCCACTTTGTTCCTTGTGCTGATGTCTTCTAGTCTCTTCTCCATTTGGTCCAATGGCTCAGAACAGCTCACGGTGTCCGCCCCGAATGTAGAAGCGCTCATCATACAGCATGAGGACAATAAGGTCATTGTGCCTGACGGCATTAGTGTACCAGGAGATATGAGAGTCAGGAACGGTAACGTTGAGGTTAGAGGAGAGGTAAAAGGAGATATCATTGTCACCGAAGGCCACGTGTATCTCTCTTCGACCGCCCATATCGTAGGAGAAGTTGAAGAGATTGACCAGTTTATCAAATGGGCGTGGCATCATGTCACACGATGGATAAAAGAGGCGGTTCCAAACGATGATGAAATCAGTTAA
- the sigW gene encoding RNA polymerase sigma factor SigW yields the protein MDRTERKLIKKASAGSRTAFRAIVERYKNKIYHLAYRMLGNHTEAEDVAQETFIRVYTKLDRYNDDHKFSTWIYRIATNLCIDHLRKRKQHVQSLDQEVAGVEGLALYSQVASTTDTPEEEVMTLELREEVQLAIDKLPPQYKTIIILRYLQDLSLQEISEVIDLPVTTIKTRIHRGREALKKQLQNLT from the coding sequence ATGGATCGGACAGAGAGAAAACTAATAAAAAAGGCTAGCGCTGGGAGTCGAACAGCGTTTAGAGCCATCGTCGAGCGATATAAAAATAAAATATATCATCTCGCTTACCGTATGCTAGGAAACCATACGGAGGCTGAAGATGTGGCCCAAGAAACGTTTATTAGAGTCTATACGAAGCTTGATCGCTATAATGATGATCATAAATTTTCAACTTGGATTTATCGCATTGCTACAAATCTATGTATTGATCACTTGAGAAAGCGAAAACAGCATGTGCAGTCCCTAGATCAAGAGGTCGCTGGTGTAGAAGGGTTAGCATTATACTCCCAAGTGGCCAGTACCACAGACACGCCGGAAGAAGAAGTGATGACGTTAGAGTTGCGGGAGGAAGTCCAACTTGCCATCGACAAACTTCCACCTCAATACAAAACCATCATAATCCTAAGATACCTCCAAGATTTGAGTTTACAAGAAATCAGCGAAGTGATAGATTTACCCGTCACCACGATCAAAACGAGAATACACCGTGGAAGAGAAGCATTAAAAAAACAGTTACAAAACCTAACATGA
- the rocF gene encoding arginase codes for MKKNMSIVGVPMDLGQGRRGVDMGPSAIRYANAIKRLERLGHHINDLGDLNIPRLEKRIPNEQNLKFLEEVVAVNEELAKKVSAIMAEDRFPLVFGGDHSIAIGTLAGVAKHKQNLGVIWYDAHGDLNTGDTSPSGNIHGMPLAVSLGNGHEKLTNILDYNPKIKPENVVIIGARELDAGEKEYIRESGMKVFTMHEIDRLGMTHVMEEAIAHVTDGTDGVHLSLDLDGLDPSDAPGVGTPVIGGISYRESHLAMEILAEADILTSAEFVEVNPILDERNKTANVAVALMGSLFGEKLL; via the coding sequence ATGAAAAAGAATATGAGTATTGTCGGAGTTCCAATGGACTTAGGACAAGGACGCAGAGGCGTGGACATGGGGCCAAGTGCCATACGATACGCGAATGCCATTAAACGTCTTGAAAGACTCGGTCATCATATTAACGATTTGGGAGATTTAAATATCCCTAGACTAGAGAAGCGAATCCCTAACGAACAAAATCTAAAATTTTTAGAGGAAGTGGTTGCTGTTAATGAAGAGTTGGCCAAAAAAGTAAGCGCTATTATGGCTGAAGATCGCTTTCCTCTCGTATTTGGTGGGGACCACAGCATTGCCATCGGAACACTAGCAGGTGTGGCCAAGCACAAACAGAATTTAGGGGTCATCTGGTACGATGCCCACGGAGACCTTAATACAGGAGATACGTCCCCATCAGGAAACATCCACGGTATGCCACTTGCTGTCAGTCTCGGAAATGGACATGAGAAACTGACAAACATTTTAGACTACAATCCGAAGATCAAGCCTGAGAATGTCGTGATTATTGGCGCTAGGGAGCTCGACGCCGGTGAGAAGGAGTACATTAGAGAGAGCGGGATGAAAGTGTTTACGATGCACGAAATTGACCGTCTGGGGATGACACACGTCATGGAAGAGGCCATCGCCCATGTGACGGACGGAACGGACGGTGTTCATCTAAGTCTTGATTTAGACGGGCTAGATCCGAGCGATGCCCCGGGTGTTGGAACTCCCGTGATCGGAGGTATTTCGTATCGTGAGAGCCATCTTGCAATGGAGATTTTAGCAGAAGCAGACATTCTCACATCAGCTGAATTTGTAGAGGTTAACCCTATACTAGATGAGCGTAACAAAACAGCTAACGTCGCCGTTGCTCTAATGGGGTCTTTATTCGGAGAGAAATTACTGTAA
- a CDS encoding stage II sporulation protein M, translating into MLQALKKLMSESQSYIIFSGFLMLLGTCAGYTYPHVFEEAIAQVLEQLEEVSEIIGDNDDPLYTSWIIFTNNVTAALVMMLAGTALFFIPLSSLFVNGVAVGYILGLTAEEGVSPLTLFLYGILPHGVLELPAIIIAGGVGLFFGLRVLGWLFGQGQFLSHLFSSERGDVRTFWREQTLPVLIDRAKGALFLILILILVLLVAGLIEGFITPGLLEPHMPSEN; encoded by the coding sequence ATGTTACAAGCCTTAAAAAAACTCATGTCTGAAAGTCAGTCTTATATTATCTTTTCCGGTTTCCTTATGCTCCTTGGCACGTGTGCCGGGTATACCTACCCCCACGTGTTTGAAGAGGCGATAGCCCAAGTCCTAGAACAACTTGAAGAAGTAAGTGAAATCATAGGAGACAATGACGATCCGCTGTACACGAGCTGGATTATTTTTACCAACAACGTAACGGCTGCACTCGTGATGATGCTCGCTGGAACGGCCCTGTTTTTCATACCCTTGAGTTCCTTGTTTGTAAATGGGGTTGCTGTAGGTTATATACTCGGCCTCACGGCAGAAGAAGGGGTATCACCACTCACATTATTCCTGTATGGTATCCTTCCGCACGGGGTTCTAGAGCTACCTGCTATTATTATCGCCGGGGGAGTAGGACTCTTCTTTGGCCTACGCGTTCTCGGTTGGTTATTTGGTCAAGGGCAGTTTCTTTCCCACTTATTTAGCAGTGAACGTGGCGATGTACGGACATTCTGGCGTGAACAAACCTTACCCGTTTTAATTGACAGAGCGAAGGGGGCCCTTTTTCTCATTTTGATACTCATACTCGTGTTGCTTGTCGCTGGCCTCATAGAGGGCTTTATCACACCCGGATTACTTGAACCCCATATGCCTTCAGAAAATTAA
- the cdaA gene encoding diadenylate cyclase CdaA, whose translation MDWLFELTMMEYFIEIIDILLVTLVIYYLITLIRGTRAVQLLKGLFVIVVAWLLSSFFGLKTLSFIITQTMTYGVLAVLIIFQPELRRALEQLGRGKLFARTSHPDDEKYVKVIEDTVKAVQYLAKRRIGALIVYELETGLNDYVETGINIDGHASSELLINIFIPNTPLHDGAVIVRKDQVKAAGCYLPLSENPFISKELGTRHRAALGLSEMTDCLALIVSEETGQLSIAKNGEIYRDLSAEDVHERLDTELRPQQKAAPSFWSRGKHNG comes from the coding sequence ATGGACTGGCTGTTTGAACTTACAATGATGGAATACTTTATAGAGATTATTGATATTTTACTCGTGACCCTTGTCATTTACTATCTCATCACCTTAATCAGGGGGACACGAGCCGTTCAGCTTTTGAAGGGTCTGTTCGTCATTGTCGTCGCGTGGTTATTAAGCAGCTTTTTCGGCTTGAAGACGCTATCTTTTATTATCACACAGACGATGACGTACGGTGTGCTAGCCGTTTTGATCATCTTTCAACCAGAGCTGAGACGGGCGTTAGAGCAGCTCGGTAGAGGGAAGCTGTTCGCTAGAACCTCACATCCCGATGATGAAAAGTACGTCAAAGTCATTGAAGATACGGTAAAAGCCGTCCAGTACCTAGCGAAGCGTAGAATAGGGGCGCTCATTGTTTATGAACTGGAAACGGGCCTCAACGATTATGTTGAGACAGGGATAAACATAGACGGTCATGCCTCTTCAGAGCTACTGATTAATATCTTTATACCGAACACGCCCTTGCACGATGGGGCCGTTATCGTACGTAAAGATCAAGTAAAAGCAGCCGGCTGCTATCTCCCATTATCAGAGAATCCTTTTATTAGTAAAGAGCTGGGCACACGACACCGGGCCGCCCTCGGACTCAGTGAAATGACGGACTGTCTCGCGCTGATCGTCTCAGAGGAGACCGGACAATTATCCATCGCCAAAAACGGGGAAATTTATCGTGACCTCTCAGCAGAGGACGTCCATGAACGACTTGACACCGAGCTGCGACCGCAGCAGAAGGCAGCGCCGTCCTTCTGGTCAAGGGGGAAACATAATGGATAA